The following coding sequences lie in one Apium graveolens cultivar Ventura chromosome 3, ASM990537v1, whole genome shotgun sequence genomic window:
- the LOC141713524 gene encoding WD repeat-containing protein DWA2-like, with product MQGGSSGIGYGLKYQARCIADVKADTDHTSFLTGTLSLKEENEVHLIRLSSSGTELVCEGLFSHPNEIWDLASCPFDQRIFSTVFSSGESHGAAIWQIPELYGELNSPQLEKIASLDAHKSKPKCILWWPSGKHDKLVSIDEQNLYLWSLDTSRKTAQVLSQESSGILHNLSGGAWDPHDVNVVASTCESSIQFWDLRTMKKTNSIEHGHFRSLDYDSNKKHMLVTAEDESGIHIWDLRKPKIPVLELPGHAHWTWAVRCNPEYDGLIASAGTDSTVNLWFASPPRSDDLSSESFTESPLKRVDPLLHSYSDYEDSVYGLAWSFREPSLFASLSHDGRVVVESIKPYLTRK from the exons ATGCAAGGCGGATCATCTGGCATCGGCTATGGTCTCAAGTACCAG GCGAGATGCATTGCGGATGTGAAAGCAGATACGGATCATACAAGCTTCCTTACTGGCACTCTCTCTCTCAAAGAAGAAAATgag GTACATTTGATTAGGCTCTCGTCGAGTGGAACGGAACTTGTTTGCGAGGGTTTGTTTTCGCATCCTAACGAGATTTGGGATCTCGCATCATGTCCTTTCGATCAGCGTATCTTTTCCACCGTGTTCTCTTCTG GTGAGTCACACGGAGCAGCAATCTGGCAAATTCCCGAACTTTATGGCGAACTAAATTCTCCTCAGTTGGAAAAAATTGCTTCATTAGATGCACACAAGTCAAAGCCAAAGTG CATACTATGGTGGCCGTCTGGGAAACATGACAAGTTGGTCAGTATAGATGAGCAGAATCTCTATCTTTGGAGTTTGGATACTTCAAGGAAGACCGCACAG GTTTTGTCCCAAGAATCATCTGGAATACTACATAACTTATCTGGTGGAGCATGGGATCCACATGATGTAAATGTGGTTGCATCAACATGCGAATCGTCAATACAGTTTTGGGATCTCCGAACAATGAA GAAAACGAATTCTATTGAACATGGGCATTTCCGTAGTCTAGACTATGACAGCAATAAGAAGCATATGCTA GTAACTGCTGAAGATGAATCTGGAATACATATATGGGATCTTAGAAAGCCAAAGATTCCTGTTTTAGAGCTTCCCGGACATGCACACTG GACATGGGCAGTAAGATGTAATCCCGAGTATGATGGGCTTATTGCG AGTGCTGGAACAGATTCGACTGTGAACTTGTGGTTTGCTTCTCCACCTAGAAGCGACGATTTATCGTCTGAGAG CTTTACGGAGTCACCTTTGAAGAGGGTCGATCCGTTGCTACATTCATACAGTGACTATGAAGACAGTGTGTATG GCCTGGCTTGGAGTTTTCGAGAGCCTTCGTTATTTGCTTCTTTGTCTCATGATGGGAGG GTGGTTGTGGAATCTATCAAGCCCTATCTCACCAGAAAATGA
- the LOC141715136 gene encoding uncharacterized protein LOC141715136 — translation MKVMTRLISLGKNAIRSSKAWEYFEELKGCPQDFEKAKCKFCNVVVGCNTNRNGTSTMMNHLKTVCDKSPLRTNLDKLQKTLKFEKLSRDENVQTLKTHTFDQEILRKKLVLMCINDNQPFRVVEHGEFRELLV, via the coding sequence ATGAAGGTGATGACAAGACTGATAAGCCTGGGGAAAAATGCAATAAGAAGTTCAAAAGCTTGGGAATATTTTGAAGAACTGAAAGGCTGTCCACAAGATTTTGAAAAAGCTAAATGCAAGTTTTGTAATGTGGTTGTTGGATGTAACACAAACCGAAATGGCACATCTACTATGATGAACCATTTAAAAACTGTGTGTGATAAATCACCATTACGCACCAATCTCGACAAATTGCAGAAGACATTGAAGTTTGAGAAATTGTCCAGGGATGAAAATGTTCAAACACTTAAGACTCACACATTTGATcaagagattttaaggaaaaagctTGTGTTGATGTGTATTAATGATAATCAGCCTTTTAGGGTTGTGGAGCATGGAGAGTTCAGAGAATTGTTGGTATAG